One Siniperca chuatsi isolate FFG_IHB_CAS linkage group LG3, ASM2008510v1, whole genome shotgun sequence genomic region harbors:
- the LOC122873426 gene encoding uncharacterized protein LOC122873426, producing MDRLRTFLVILLGVVSCSQDWISGSVLEMTVRPGDNITLYCDCKTSSGVHIVWYRNCSHENQPSLVLKQTPDSWSQSRDATGFLNLPPRFHFVWNNSSKSYDLLILNITDSDEGLYFCGTEQLKVDDEQYITHRYDYRYGNITRIIFNSSEPQHLITQDCGVCWMLLFCLCPAFAVLSSLLSSLLVYHLCQKTAKKPKADKKRPDSRGQTRGNKNEDLCYAALEIRQTSQRPKKKKTQSSDFSTYSAINTNRM from the exons ATGGACAGGCTGCGGACGTTTCTGGTCATTCTCCTAG GAGTTGTTTCCTGCAGTCAGGATTGGATCTCTGGATCAGTGTTGGAGATGACAGTCAGACCAGGAGACAACATCACTCTCTACTGTGACTGCAAAACATCATCTGGAGTACACATAGTGTGGTACAGGAACTGCTCTCATGAGAACCAGCCTTCTCTTGTCCTAAAACAAACTCCTGATTCATGGAGTCAAAGCAGGGATGCTACAGGCTTTCTGAATCTCCCCCCTCGTTTCCACTTTGTGTGGAACAATTCCTCTAAATCCTATGACCTGCTGATCCTGAACATCACTGACTCTGATGAGGGCCTCTACTTCTGTGGAACTGAACAGTTAAAGGTGGACGATGAACAATACATTACTCACAGATATGATTACAGATATGGCAACATCACAAGGATCATATTCA ACTCCAGCGAGCCTCAACACCTGATTACACAAGACTGTGGTGTCTGCTGGATGCTGCTGTTCTGTCTGTGTCCAGCTTTtgctgttctctcctctctcctctcatctcttctGGTTTATCACCTCTGTCAGAAAACAG CTAAGAAACCTAAAGCTGATAAGAAAAGACCTGACAGCAGAGGCCAAACAAGGGGGAATAAG AATGAAGATCTGTGTTATGCTGCCCTGGAAATCCGTCAGACATCACAGAgaccgaagaagaagaaaacccAGAGTTCTGACTTCAGCACCTATTCTGCCATCAATACTAATAGGATGTAA